A single genomic interval of Dyella terrae harbors:
- a CDS encoding TonB-dependent receptor domain-containing protein, with product MKKTLLATALLSCISLAHAADQAPQDLAPVVVTATRVATPMDETLAPVTVITREDIERLQPASVQDLLMGLPGVTMTNAGGFGQQTSLFMRGTNSSHTLLLVDGVRIGTVGAGIPAYEQLPVDQIDRIEIVRGPRSSLYGSDAIGGVIQIFTRHGQKGDSPTPSFSITGGSHRYTDGQAGISGGTEHGWYNASVGGQYTRGINSCRAAALNVGGCFTNEPDDDGYRTYFGSLGGGYRWDNGTELTANLLKSKGDIEYDGDFQNDTRRSQQVAGARLGFGVMDFWKMSLSVGQNIDRADNYLDRADLGADMVREGYLYSRRNQASWQNDFTLAPGQTLSAGVDYQQEHLQSDTDYLSTTRNNTGVFGFYQGLFGAHELQLSARHDHNGQFGNHNTGAAAYGYTLGNGIKLTASYGTSFHAPTFNDLYFPPFFGFPTANPDLKPEKARTTELGVSGKPGIWNWAVNAYDTRINDLIELDENYVPANTSKARIRGIEGQLGADVDGWHLRGYLTYQRPKNDGNGVNHDNLLARRPERIARFDIDRDVGAFSVGTSLTAQSYRYDDAANLNRLGGYGTVDLRATWNFLPGWSVQARVANVFDHTYETARFYNQLGRTAYLTLRYSPAK from the coding sequence ATGAAGAAGACCCTGCTGGCGACGGCCCTGCTGTCCTGCATTTCCCTGGCGCATGCCGCCGACCAGGCTCCCCAGGACCTGGCCCCCGTTGTCGTGACGGCAACGCGCGTGGCAACGCCGATGGATGAAACCCTGGCACCGGTCACGGTGATCACCCGCGAAGACATCGAGCGCCTGCAGCCGGCGTCGGTGCAGGACCTGCTGATGGGCCTGCCCGGCGTGACGATGACCAACGCGGGCGGCTTCGGCCAGCAGACCTCGCTGTTCATGCGCGGCACCAATTCCTCGCACACGCTGTTGCTGGTCGACGGCGTGCGCATCGGCACCGTGGGCGCCGGCATCCCGGCCTACGAGCAGCTGCCGGTGGATCAGATCGACCGCATCGAAATCGTGCGCGGCCCGCGCTCCAGCCTCTACGGCTCGGACGCCATTGGCGGCGTGATCCAGATCTTCACCCGTCACGGCCAGAAGGGTGACAGCCCCACCCCGTCCTTCAGCATCACCGGTGGCAGCCACCGCTACACCGACGGCCAGGCCGGCATCTCCGGCGGCACCGAACACGGCTGGTACAACGCCAGTGTGGGCGGCCAGTACACGCGTGGCATCAACAGCTGCCGCGCTGCTGCTCTGAACGTCGGCGGCTGCTTTACCAACGAGCCGGACGACGATGGCTATCGCACGTACTTCGGCTCGCTCGGTGGCGGATATCGCTGGGACAACGGCACGGAGCTCACCGCCAACCTGCTCAAGAGCAAGGGTGACATCGAGTACGACGGCGATTTCCAGAACGACACGCGTCGCTCACAGCAGGTCGCCGGTGCGCGCCTGGGCTTTGGCGTCATGGACTTCTGGAAGATGAGTCTTTCCGTCGGCCAGAACATCGATCGCGCGGACAATTATCTCGATCGCGCGGATCTTGGCGCCGACATGGTGCGCGAGGGCTATCTGTATTCGCGTCGCAACCAGGCGTCGTGGCAGAACGACTTCACGCTGGCTCCGGGCCAGACGCTGAGCGCCGGCGTCGACTACCAGCAGGAACACCTGCAGAGCGACACCGACTACCTGAGCACCACGCGCAACAACACCGGCGTGTTTGGTTTCTACCAGGGCCTGTTCGGCGCGCATGAGTTGCAGTTGTCCGCGCGCCACGACCACAACGGCCAGTTCGGCAATCACAATACGGGTGCGGCGGCTTACGGTTACACGCTGGGCAACGGCATCAAGCTCACCGCGTCCTATGGCACGTCGTTCCATGCGCCGACGTTCAACGACCTGTACTTCCCGCCCTTCTTCGGTTTCCCCACGGCCAACCCGGACCTGAAGCCGGAAAAGGCACGCACCACCGAGCTGGGCGTGTCAGGCAAGCCGGGCATCTGGAACTGGGCGGTCAACGCGTATGACACGCGCATCAATGATCTGATCGAACTGGACGAGAACTACGTCCCGGCCAACACCAGCAAGGCGCGCATTCGGGGCATCGAAGGCCAGCTGGGCGCGGATGTCGACGGATGGCACCTGCGTGGCTACCTCACCTACCAGCGCCCGAAGAACGACGGCAACGGCGTGAATCACGACAACCTGCTGGCGCGTCGCCCGGAGCGCATCGCCCGCTTCGACATTGATCGCGATGTCGGTGCGTTCAGCGTGGGCACGTCATTGACCGCGCAGAGCTATCGTTACGACGACGCCGCCAACCTCAACCGCCTGGGCGGTTACGGCACGGTCGACCTGCGTGCAACGTGGAACTTCCTGCCGGGATGGAGCGTGCAGGCCCGCGTCGCCAACGTGTTCGATCACACCTACGAGACGGCGCGCTTTTACAACCAGCTTGGGCGCACGGCGTACCTGACGCTGCGCTACTCGCCGGCGAAGTAA
- a CDS encoding TonB-dependent receptor, whose translation MSKLLTHRRAPVWRHTALAVALSMGLAGIVHGQSNASGSIFGRADDNAATVHVENLDTGLARDVQVDSSGRYRAVALPIGRYRVSLVKDGKTVDTRDNVQVVVGTGQEISFTAAANAKNLEGIQVTANALPAIDVSSVDSRTVMTAEQLQKLPVLNNVNAAALLAPGTTAGDSRYGNSISMGGASAAENQYYINGFPVTNPLTGLGFTSLPFDAIDQEQVFTGGYGAEYGRSTGGVVNIITKHGSNSWKAGADVQWTPAALKANQRYIYYPVGSGRSTDGKVYFRPNENSTNTLYGAYISGPLVKDKLFFYGSGELTRNTGLAQFGINNGTNGNSTKTTTDTNKVTRWLTKVDWNITDSHILEFTGMGETNIQDTSIYNYNYNTNTVGTLKGTEHQKNTGTANTSVGGTVYVGKYTGYITDDLVISALYGKSTSDHVDTVAGSAGVVCPNITDSRSVPTRVSCAPVGGNLLAPGANDETKALRFDISYHIGSHSLRAGIDNQTINSFSGRATQGGALWTYYDATDDFSTVPGMNVPAGATEVAQRTIFSAAGKVKVEQEAQFIEDRWQISDRWLLQVGLRNEQFKNFNTDGVVFVKQRHQLAPRIGATWDVMGDSSLKVYANAGRYHLAVPANVAIRGAGPQRFENQYFTYSGVDPVTNAPINPTPISSVFYANGANGEAPDPKTLAKHGLSAYYQDEYIAGADWQFAPNWTTGAKVIYRNLKSIIDDFCDARAFLAHEQAAGTPITNPAFTNWQTDGAPCLLFNPGEGGTFTIDHDGNGTLKDITLTADELGFPKLKRKYYAVNLYLEHQFDQKWYARFEYTWSHSYGNSEGLLLSDIGQIDPSVTQTWDFPEIMIGATGNLPNDRRHQLKSYGYYQVTPEWLVGGVLLVSSGRPKNCMGIYPSDPYQYGSSYFYCNGAVATRGSQGTLPWTYQLNLSTEWRPAWADHKLAISADVFNVFNQQRAQNRVETYQLGSGAISPNYGRILSYSAPRSVRLSARYDFTL comes from the coding sequence ATGAGCAAGCTTCTGACTCACCGGCGCGCGCCGGTGTGGCGTCATACCGCGCTGGCCGTCGCCCTGAGCATGGGCCTGGCGGGCATCGTTCATGGCCAGTCCAACGCGTCGGGCAGCATTTTTGGTCGCGCGGATGACAATGCGGCGACGGTCCACGTCGAAAACCTCGACACCGGTCTCGCACGCGATGTTCAAGTGGATTCTTCCGGTCGCTATCGCGCCGTCGCGTTGCCGATCGGTCGCTACCGCGTCTCGTTGGTGAAAGACGGCAAGACCGTCGATACCCGCGACAACGTGCAGGTCGTCGTCGGCACCGGCCAGGAAATTTCCTTCACCGCTGCCGCCAATGCCAAGAACCTCGAGGGCATTCAGGTCACGGCCAATGCACTGCCTGCTATCGACGTTTCGTCGGTCGACTCGCGAACCGTGATGACGGCCGAGCAACTGCAAAAGCTGCCGGTGCTCAACAACGTCAACGCCGCCGCACTGCTCGCGCCGGGTACGACCGCCGGTGACAGCCGCTATGGCAACTCCATCTCGATGGGTGGCGCGTCGGCGGCGGAAAACCAGTACTACATCAACGGTTTTCCCGTCACCAACCCACTGACCGGCCTGGGCTTCACCAGCCTGCCCTTCGATGCGATCGATCAGGAGCAGGTCTTTACCGGCGGCTACGGTGCTGAGTACGGCCGCTCGACCGGCGGCGTGGTGAACATCATCACCAAGCACGGTTCGAACTCGTGGAAAGCGGGCGCGGACGTCCAGTGGACCCCGGCGGCGCTCAAGGCAAATCAGCGCTACATCTACTATCCGGTAGGCAGCGGCCGCTCTACCGATGGCAAGGTGTACTTCCGACCGAACGAGAACAGCACCAACACGCTCTACGGGGCCTACATCAGCGGCCCGCTGGTCAAGGACAAGCTGTTCTTCTACGGCAGCGGCGAACTGACCCGCAACACCGGTCTGGCGCAGTTCGGCATCAACAACGGCACCAACGGCAACAGCACCAAGACCACCACGGACACCAACAAGGTGACGCGCTGGTTGACCAAGGTCGACTGGAACATCACGGACAGTCACATCCTGGAATTCACCGGCATGGGTGAAACCAATATCCAGGACACGTCGATCTACAACTACAACTACAACACCAACACCGTCGGCACGCTCAAGGGCACGGAGCACCAGAAGAACACTGGCACGGCTAACACGTCCGTCGGCGGCACGGTCTACGTCGGCAAGTACACCGGCTACATCACCGATGACCTTGTCATCAGCGCCCTCTACGGCAAGAGCACGTCCGATCACGTGGATACGGTGGCTGGTTCGGCAGGCGTGGTCTGCCCGAACATCACCGACAGCCGCTCGGTTCCGACTCGCGTCAGCTGCGCTCCCGTCGGCGGCAACTTGTTGGCACCGGGCGCGAATGACGAGACCAAGGCGCTGCGCTTCGATATCTCGTACCACATCGGCTCGCATTCGCTGCGCGCTGGTATCGATAACCAGACCATCAACTCGTTCTCGGGCCGTGCCACCCAGGGCGGCGCGCTGTGGACCTACTACGACGCAACCGACGACTTCTCGACCGTACCGGGCATGAATGTTCCCGCCGGTGCGACCGAAGTGGCCCAGCGCACGATCTTCAGCGCTGCCGGCAAGGTGAAGGTGGAACAGGAAGCCCAGTTCATTGAAGACCGCTGGCAGATATCCGATCGCTGGCTGCTGCAGGTCGGCTTGCGCAACGAGCAGTTCAAGAACTTCAACACCGATGGCGTCGTGTTCGTGAAGCAGCGCCACCAGCTCGCTCCGCGTATCGGCGCAACCTGGGACGTGATGGGCGATTCGTCACTCAAGGTGTACGCCAACGCCGGTCGTTATCACCTCGCCGTGCCGGCAAACGTTGCCATTCGCGGCGCCGGCCCGCAGCGCTTCGAGAACCAGTACTTCACCTACAGCGGTGTCGATCCGGTCACCAACGCGCCCATCAATCCCACGCCCATCAGCAGTGTGTTCTACGCCAACGGTGCCAACGGTGAGGCTCCGGATCCGAAAACGCTGGCGAAGCATGGTCTGAGTGCGTATTACCAGGATGAGTACATCGCTGGTGCCGACTGGCAGTTCGCACCCAACTGGACCACGGGCGCGAAGGTCATCTACCGCAATCTCAAGAGCATCATCGACGACTTCTGCGATGCTCGCGCGTTCCTCGCCCATGAGCAGGCGGCCGGCACGCCCATCACCAACCCGGCATTCACCAACTGGCAAACCGACGGCGCGCCGTGCTTGCTGTTCAATCCGGGCGAAGGTGGCACGTTCACCATCGATCACGACGGCAACGGCACGCTCAAGGACATCACGCTGACGGCGGACGAGCTGGGCTTCCCGAAGCTCAAGCGCAAGTACTACGCCGTGAATCTGTATCTTGAGCATCAGTTCGACCAGAAGTGGTACGCGCGCTTCGAGTACACCTGGTCGCACAGTTACGGTAATTCCGAAGGCCTGCTGCTCTCGGACATCGGCCAGATCGATCCGTCGGTGACACAGACCTGGGACTTCCCGGAGATCATGATCGGTGCCACGGGCAACCTGCCCAATGATCGTCGCCACCAGTTGAAGTCCTATGGCTACTACCAGGTGACGCCGGAGTGGCTGGTTGGCGGTGTATTGCTCGTGTCCTCGGGTCGCCCGAAGAACTGCATGGGCATCTACCCGAGCGATCCGTACCAGTACGGCTCGTCGTACTTCTACTGCAACGGTGCCGTGGCAACCCGCGGCAGCCAGGGCACGTTGCCGTGGACCTACCAGCTGAACCTGAGCACCGAGTGGCGTCCGGCCTGGGCTGACCACAAGCTGGCCATCAGCGCGGACGTCTTCAATGTGTTCAACCAGCAGCGCGCCCAGAACCGCGTCGAAACCTACCAGCTTGGCAGCGGCGCGATCAGTCCGAACTACGGCCGCATCCTGAGCTACTCGGCACCGCGTTCTGTCCGCCTGTCGGCCCGATACGACTTCACGCTGTAA